A stretch of Chitinophaga caeni DNA encodes these proteins:
- the secE gene encoding preprotein translocase subunit SecE has product MNKIRNYFRESYYELTQKVTWPTWDELQSSTMIVLVATIIITLMVWGMDTLSHLVLTQYYNLF; this is encoded by the coding sequence ATGAACAAGATCAGAAATTATTTTAGGGAATCATATTACGAGCTAACACAGAAAGTTACCTGGCCTACCTGGGACGAGTTACAATCTTCTACGATGATTGTACTTGTTGCTACGATTATCATCACTTTGATGGTTTGGGGTATGGACACCCTTTCTCATTTAGTTCTAACCCAATATTATAATTTGTTCTAA